The following coding sequences lie in one Corynebacterium anserum genomic window:
- the dnaN gene encoding DNA polymerase III subunit beta — protein MEQHTVSFTVPKDDFSSALAWVARSLPSKPTQPILRGVMIVADDDGLELSGFDREVSTRVRIHAEVDEPGRILVAGKLVSDIVGSLPNKPITMRYEGTTVTLSSGSSRFELRPMTIEDYPVLPELPTPTGSINPHLFSQAINQVAVAAGRDDTLPMLTGIHVEIDGKDVVMAATDRFRLAVRKFEWNPSESSSKATLLVPARTLHDAARSLDQGFTNDVTIAVGSGENIGREGLLGIETDSRHMTTRLLDAEFPKFRPLLPNQHSALASVEIAPLLDAIRRVSLVADRNAQIQMEFSSDSLILSAGGSEVGKATEQLDCAFTGEPLTIAFNPSYLKEGLSAIDSQRVVFGFTMPSRPAILIPEPQELPEADAEGNFPTPDTKFTYLLMPVRLPG, from the coding sequence ATGGAACAGCACACCGTGAGCTTCACAGTGCCGAAGGATGATTTCTCCTCCGCACTCGCCTGGGTTGCCCGCTCTCTGCCATCAAAACCCACGCAACCCATCCTCCGCGGTGTGATGATTGTTGCGGATGACGATGGTTTAGAACTTTCAGGCTTTGACCGCGAAGTCTCTACGCGCGTTCGCATACACGCTGAAGTTGATGAACCCGGGCGGATTCTCGTTGCAGGAAAGCTGGTTTCGGACATCGTGGGATCTCTGCCGAATAAGCCGATCACCATGCGTTACGAAGGCACGACCGTCACCCTATCCAGTGGTTCTTCCCGTTTTGAGCTGCGGCCAATGACCATCGAGGATTACCCAGTTCTTCCGGAATTACCAACTCCAACTGGTTCTATCAATCCCCATCTGTTTTCCCAAGCCATTAACCAAGTTGCTGTTGCTGCTGGTCGCGATGACACTTTGCCCATGCTCACAGGCATTCACGTGGAAATTGACGGCAAAGACGTTGTCATGGCCGCAACGGATCGTTTCCGCCTTGCCGTGCGTAAATTCGAATGGAACCCTTCAGAGTCTTCTTCGAAAGCCACGCTGTTGGTACCTGCCCGTACTTTGCACGATGCCGCCCGTTCTCTCGACCAGGGTTTCACTAATGACGTCACTATTGCCGTCGGCTCCGGGGAGAACATCGGAAGGGAAGGTCTTCTGGGAATCGAAACCGATTCACGTCATATGACAACCCGGTTGCTCGATGCCGAGTTCCCTAAATTCCGTCCACTTCTTCCTAATCAGCATTCTGCGTTGGCTTCGGTAGAAATCGCTCCACTACTCGATGCGATCCGCCGTGTTTCTCTTGTCGCCGACCGTAATGCGCAGATCCAGATGGAATTCTCCAGCGACTCGTTGATCCTGTCTGCTGGCGGCAGTGAAGTAGGTAAAGCCACTGAACAACTCGATTGTGCTTTCACAGGTGAACCTTTGACCATCGCATTTAACCCGAGCTATCTCAAAGAAGGTCTGTCCGCTATTGATTCTCAGCGCGTAGTATTTGGTTTCACCATGCCTTCGCGTCCGGCTATCCTCATCCCTGAACCACAGGAATTGCCTGAGGCAGACGCTGAAGGAAATTTCCCGACTCCGGATACGAAATTCACATATCTTCTCATGCCAGTTCGCCTACCGGGCTAA
- the recF gene encoding DNA replication/repair protein RecF (All proteins in this family for which functions are known are DNA-binding proteins that assist the filamentation of RecA onto DNA for the initiation of recombination or recombinational repair.): MYVRSLQLEDFRSWKSLDLTLKPGVVVFSGPNGHGKTNIVEALGYLAHLGSHRVNSDAAVVRENQSMALVSATAVNGTRELTARLTIRPHGANKAHINRTTLATTRELLGIVRTTLFSPEDLALVRGEPEQRRNFLDTIMIARYPRLAAVKSDYDKALRQRNALLRSHAMRSAFAPGESDEDALAALSTLDVWDAQLAALGGQIMSARVQVVHDLAPHLAETYQRLAPESRPAHMSYTSTVDALLADSGVHLAYSEPGEPTALLSPEIAEATLLQGFADKRAQEIDRGTTLLGPHRDDVILMLGSQPAKGFASHGESWSFALSLRLGAFFMQRGDGIEPVVILDDVFAELDSSRRHALVSLVSEAEQVLITAAVNEDIPEELKEGAQIITIEARVTAKDGRISHVVTGDVSHSVSRTSVSNICEGDCDE; this comes from the coding sequence ATGTACGTCCGTTCTTTGCAACTCGAGGATTTCCGTTCCTGGAAGTCTCTTGATCTCACGTTAAAGCCGGGCGTTGTCGTCTTTTCTGGGCCGAATGGGCACGGCAAGACGAACATCGTCGAAGCTTTGGGTTACTTGGCTCATTTGGGTTCTCATCGCGTGAATTCAGATGCTGCAGTGGTACGTGAGAATCAATCGATGGCACTGGTATCTGCTACGGCGGTAAACGGTACGCGGGAACTCACTGCCCGGCTTACTATCAGACCTCACGGTGCCAATAAGGCTCATATCAACCGGACAACGCTAGCTACTACCCGAGAGCTTCTAGGCATTGTTCGTACTACATTGTTCTCCCCGGAGGATCTGGCTTTGGTGCGTGGAGAACCGGAGCAGCGCCGTAATTTCCTCGACACCATCATGATCGCACGTTATCCACGATTAGCTGCCGTGAAAAGCGATTATGACAAGGCTCTGCGCCAACGCAATGCACTGTTGCGTTCCCATGCTATGCGTTCAGCTTTTGCTCCAGGCGAAAGTGATGAAGATGCTCTAGCCGCATTGTCTACCTTGGATGTGTGGGATGCACAGTTGGCAGCATTGGGAGGGCAAATCATGTCGGCACGTGTGCAGGTGGTGCATGATTTAGCCCCTCATCTTGCGGAAACTTATCAACGACTGGCTCCGGAGTCTCGTCCTGCACACATGTCCTATACCTCCACCGTTGATGCCCTACTTGCGGACTCGGGCGTGCATCTTGCTTATTCTGAGCCAGGAGAGCCGACAGCTTTGCTGAGCCCTGAAATCGCTGAGGCCACGTTGCTTCAAGGTTTTGCGGACAAGCGAGCCCAAGAAATCGATAGGGGGACGACACTCCTTGGACCACACCGCGATGATGTGATTTTGATGTTGGGTTCGCAACCCGCAAAGGGATTCGCATCGCATGGGGAATCATGGTCTTTTGCCCTCTCTTTGCGCCTTGGAGCATTCTTCATGCAACGGGGAGATGGCATAGAGCCTGTGGTTATTCTCGATGACGTTTTCGCTGAGCTTGATTCTTCTCGACGCCACGCATTAGTATCGCTCGTTTCCGAAGCAGAACAAGTGCTTATCACTGCAGCGGTGAATGAGGATATCCCAGAGGAGCTAAAGGAAGGAGCACAGATCATCACCATTGAAGCTCGTGTGACAGCAAAAGATGGCCGCATCTCTCATGTCGTAACGGGCGATGTTTCTCACAGTGTTTCACGAACTAGCGTCTCGAATATATGTGAAGGTGACTGTGATGAGTGA